GTGAGAGACGCAATAGAACTCCTCTGGCCAGGTTTGCAGCTGGCTTGGCCAAGCTCACTCTGTAGAATGCAGGCGGTAGCGGAAGTGCACATCGTGGCTGGGCTGCATGGTGCCAAAACCCCAGCGCTGTGGGTCAACTTGGGGTAGTGGTGTGTCAGGGTCCACCAACTCTAAGTCAAAGTGTGTGACCATAAGCAGGATAAAGAGCTTCACCTCACTGAGTGCAAAGAACCTCCCAGGGCAGATGGAAACGCCCGAACCCCAGGGCATGGTGTAGTGGTGGATCTTCTTGCCTGCCTTGAAGAAGTCCACTTTCCGGCTGCCATTAGGGTTGAGGAAGCGATCGTACTTGAAGACGGTGGGCTCAGGGTGGATGTCAGGGTCCATGTGCACTGAGAGGTAGGGAAAGAGGGCCAGGATGTCTCCATGGCGGAACAGATACTCCTGCCCACTGGACATCTTCAGGGTATAGTCTTCATGAACCAACCTGAGGAGGGTGGGTGCAGCCCTCAGCCGCAGCGTCTCCTCCACCACGCTGTCTAGAACTGGGGTGTGTTGCAGGGCACCGAGTTTGAAGGCAAAGGACTGCTTGGTCTCCAGCCTGGCCTCACCCAGGACCTGGGTAGCTTCCTCCCTCACAGCCCGAATAGCTTCTGGGTGCTTCAGGAGGAACAAGAGGGCCCAGAAAGAGGTAGGCCCCGTGTTCCCCTGGGAGGCCCAGAGCATCATGAAGTTGAACTTGTCCTGCATAGCTGAGGGTACCCCCTGCTCCCTCAGAAACTGAAGCATGTTGCCCAGCCAGTTGCTGATGCCCTCCTTCTCCTGGCTGTGGCTCACGGAGAGTGTCTTGTGAAAGAGACGCTGGAGTCGGCCCACTTCTAGCCACTCCCGGGGCCACAGCAGGGAGTAGACAAACCTGGGGAAAAGAAGGTCAAACTTGCGGAACTCCATGAATAACTCTCCTGCCTGTAGCAGGTCCTGCTCCTTGTCCTTCGTGTAGCCGAACAAGCTCAGGTAGCCAGCTGTGAACAAGATGTAATAGCAGAAGCGAAAGAGGCTGTCCTCATGCCAGCAACTGGCATCCAGACTCCAGCCTTTGGACGTCAGCATTACAAAGGACAGGCTGTCCAGCATGGTCTCATTAAGATCCTTCAAGCCATCCCCCCTCAGATGCTTGGTGCTGGCTGAGTGTATCATCTCATGGTCCCCTTGCACTGAACGGTATCCAAATACCTTCAGCACCAGTTTTTTTGCATATTGCCCAAAGTCTAGTTTTCTCTGTGTGTCCTTGAGGATGGGGCCAAAGGAGAGGGGGTCCATGACGAAGGTGAAGTACTGGCCCCCTAGCTGCACTGTGAACACATCCCCATGCTTGATCCTCATGCGCTTCAGAAATTCAAACATATTCTTCCGGAAAGCCACGGCATGGCCAAGCCAGGGCACAGTACCCTTGTCCAGAGGGGGCTCCCATGGCCTGCGTTGTCGGAGCATCCCTGGCAGGCACAGGTATCCAGCAATGACCACCAGCAGAGCTCCCAGCACTGGACCCCAGAGCACCATGGCTATGCTCCTGCGGATTAAGCTGTCGACACGCACACTGTTCCCTGGGTGCCAGagagctttgggaggccttggAAAGTCCAGGATGTAAAGGTCTGAGCACCTGGACCTTGCCCTGTGGCCGCAAGTTATGGCAAATAACACTAGTGAGACAGTACTTGGAAGCAGCAAAATGTTCCCCTGGACTTAACACTTGGCTGACTGGTCACGTAGGGGAGGAGGAGGTAACCAGGAGAAAGCTCAGAGAGAAGCCTCCAGCTATGGTCACAGCTGCTCACCAGCTTCATGCTTTGCTCTGACCTTTTCAGACAGCTCTTGCACCTTCTCTCTAAGCCTGCCTTgagcccactcccacccccatagCTGACAGACTATTTACACCCTCATTTActcatgcttttatttatttgccaGTTCAGTTGGTAGAAATGAATCAAGCACTTACAAAATCTCACTTCCACTCTTTCCTCATCTTTAGAAGACTCAACAAACGCCTCCATTCCTACTTGGCCCCCTTGGTCAAGTAACTTAACCTCACTGTGGCTCCACTCCCTCATCTGTGAAGTAGGGATAATTACAGTGCCTTGTAGGTGCTGTTGTGAGGCAAAAAGAGATAACACCtgaaaagcacttagaatagtgcctggctcaTGCTAGTGCTCCATATATGTTAGTTAGTATCCTAAAGCCTTTTCTCTTACCTTTGCCCGCTCCCCTGGACCTCATAGCAGCCCGTGCTTATCTCCTCATTCTTTCCCTAGTCTGTCTTCCTCTCTGGTCTCAAAGATGCTTGCCAAGGGGGCATGACCTTGTTGAAGTCATGTCTGCTCCTACCTCCATGTGCACAGAGTACACAGTCAAAGGCAAGTGAAGAATGACTGTATGCCCTTCCACAACAGCTCTGACCCCTAACCCAAAAAAAAGAGGCATCGATGCTGGGGCTTTAGATGCTGAGAAGGCTGAGATGGTGGAGGGGGTGTTGACTCCATCTTGGGGTATGAGTGTGAATGAACTCATCTGAGGAGGCCACAGAGCCTCCCAAATGATGACTCTTCAAGCAGAGGCTGAGCCCTCAGTCTCTGAGCCTCTCACCTGGAGCCCTCTCACCTGCCCAACTGCTTGCCTATACACTTCTCTGACAAGAAGGCAGAACCCTGGAATTGTAAAATGTCAGAGACAATAGAGACCTCACTCAATTACTTCATACTTCATTTCACAATGAGGATCTAGGTGCAGAACGCAGTGGGGACCCTCTTTGACAGCTGCCCTGGCTTGGGGCCTTGAGATAAGCTAATCATTGACTAAGGGCCTTCTGAGACATGTCAGCCCAGGTCCCTGCCAGCAGCTCAAGAAGGAGAAAACTGTACCATTGACGCCAAGGCATTAGTCAAGCAGCCTGGCCCATTGTTGCAATAGGTGAGGTTCAAACTCAATTCAATCAGTTCTGATAACCTCCAAATTACTTTTTAACTTCCGAACGACCTGAAAACAGGGACTTCGGCTCTTCAGACAAAAGAGGGTATGGAACTTCCATATACCCTCTGGAGTGAGCTTCCTTTGCCTATGAGCTTCCCCTTGGCAGGGAGTTGGAACTGTCCACACTCTGCTTCCCAGAATCCCTCTTTAATTGTTCAGGACCACCACAGTACTTGGCATCATCAACTCTCCTCAACCTTAGAATTCGGTCCGAAACTGGGCCAAATCCAATGAACTGAACCGTGTCCCCGAGTTTTTAATGGATGAACCATTATTTCACATTCATTCTTACCTCATTCATTAACCCACACTCATCTATTCATTCCCTCCTTCCTTGGAGAAGCCCCATCTATCCATTCACTAgatatttattgggcacttacTGGCAGAAATGTTGCTACGATCTGGGATTATAATCATGAATGAGATAGACACAGTCCCTGCTCTCTTGCAGTTTATGGTCTAATGGAGGGAGAAAGATATTAAatcactgcccaaagtaattatacacatatttctcatttattgtgctttgctttattgcacttcacagatactatgttttttacaaattgaaggtttgtggcaaccctgcattgagcaaaactattggcaccatttttccaacagtgtG
This region of Gorilla gorilla gorilla isolate KB3781 chromosome 2, NHGRI_mGorGor1-v2.1_pri, whole genome shotgun sequence genomic DNA includes:
- the CYP8B1 gene encoding 7-alpha-hydroxycholest-4-en-3-one 12-alpha-hydroxylase, producing MVLWGPVLGALLVVIAGYLCLPGMLRQRRPWEPPLDKGTVPWLGHAVAFRKNMFEFLKRMRIKHGDVFTVQLGGQYFTFVMDPLSFGPILKDTQRKLDFGQYAKKLVLKVFGYRSVQGDHEMIHSASTKHLRGDGLKDLNETMLDSLSFVMLTSKGWSLDASCWHEDSLFRFCYYILFTAGYLSLFGYTKDKEQDLLQAGELFMEFRKFDLLFPRFVYSLLWPREWLEVGRLQRLFHKTLSVSHSQEKEGISNWLGNMLQFLREQGVPSAMQDKFNFMMLWASQGNTGPTSFWALLFLLKHPEAIRAVREEATQVLGEARLETKQSFAFKLGALQHTPVLDSVVEETLRLRAAPTLLRLVHEDYTLKMSSGQEYLFRHGDILALFPYLSVHMDPDIHPEPTVFKYDRFLNPNGSRKVDFFKAGKKIHHYTMPWGSGVSICPGRFFALSEVKLFILLMVTHFDLELVDPDTPLPQVDPQRWGFGTMQPSHDVHFRYRLHSTE